The Palleronia sp. THAF1 genome contains the following window.
AACGGCCAGAGAGGTCGTGAAGGCTTTTGTCGAGGCGACCCCGATCTCGGCACCCGCATGGATCGGCAACGCCACGCGGCTGTCGCGCGCGATGGACGATCCGGGCACGTTGATGACGGACACGCAGAAGGCCGTATCCTTGGCGTAGCGCAACGCGGCCAGCGTATCGGCAGTCTCGCCCGACTGGCTGACGAAGATCGCCAGAACGCGCTCGTTCAGGGGCGGCTCGCGGTAGCGGAATTCGGATGCGATATCGATCTCCACCGGAATGCGGGCCAGCCGTTCGAACCAGTATTTCGCGACGTGGCAGGCGTAAGACCCGGTGCCGCAGGCCACCATGACGATCCGGTCGAAGGCGGTGAAGTCGATCGCACCTTCCAGGAAGGTGATAGTGCCGTCCTTGACGTAATACCTTAAGCAATCGTCGATCACGGCGGGCTGTTCGGCGATCTCCTTGGACATCCAATGCCGGTGGCCGCCCTTTTCCACGCGACCGGCGGTTTCCGCGATGCGGGTGACGGGGCGGTCGACCTCTTGGTCATTCTCGTCGAACACCGTGTAGCCGCTGCGCGACATGACGGCCCAATCGCCTTCGTCCAGGTAGATCAGACGGTCGGACATGGGCGCCAGAGCGATGGCGTCCGATCCGACGAAGGCTTCCGTTCCGTTGTGGGCGATGGCCAGCGGCGATCCCCGGCGCGCGGCGATCATCAGGTCGGGGTGGTCGTCGAACAGGAACGCCAGTGCGAAGGCACCGTCCAGCCGCTTGAGCGTCTGGCGCACCGCCTCTACCGGTGACGCCCCGCCGTCGAGGAAGGACTGGCACAGCAAGGCAACGGTTTCGGTATCGGTGTCCGACTCCGCGCCGTAGTTCTTTGCGCGCAGCTCTTCGCGCAGGGCAGCGAAATTTTCGATGATCCCGTTATGAACCACCGCCACGGGGCCTGCGCGGTGGGGGTGTGCGTTCACCTCCGTCGGTTTTCCATGTGTTGCCCAGCGCGTGTGTCCGATGCCGGATTTGCCGGGCAGGGGATGGTGCACAAGGTGGTCGGACAGGTTCACCAGCTTGCCCACCGCGCGGCGACGGTCCAGCGCGCCGTCGTGGATCGTGGCGATGCCAGCGCTGTCGTAGCCGCGATATTCCAAGCGGCGCAGGGCCTCCAGAATGATAGGAGAGACTTCGTGCTCCCCCAGAATGCCGACGATACCACACATGTCAGTTGGTCCTTTTCGCCTTGGCCGCTTTCAGCGAGGCCATCAGTCGTTTCGCGAAGCCGTCTTTAGTGACCTGCTTCGCGCGGCCCAGTCCCAGCGCGCCGTCGGGCACGTCATTGGTGATCACGCTGCCCGATCCGGTCATGGCGTCGTCGCCCACGCGCACGGGGGCGACCAGCATGGTGCTGGACCCAATGAACGCCCGCTCGCCGATTTCGGTGCGGTGCTTGAAGACCCCGTCGTAGTTGCAGGTCACGGTGCCTGCGCCAATGTTGGCCTTCGCCCCCACAGTCGCGTCGCCCACGTAGGACAGGTGGTTCACCTTCGCGCCTTCGCCGATTTCGGCGGATTTGATTTCCACGAAGTTGCCGATCTTGGCATCATTGCCCAATTCCGCACCGGGGCGCAGACGGGCGTAGGGGCCAACGACGGCGCGCGCGCCGACATGGCAGCCTTCCAGATGGCTGAACGCCCGGATCTGCGCATCCGACTCAACCGTGACGCCGGGTCCGAAGACGATGTGCGGCTCGATGACGGCATCGCGTCCAAGGTGGGTGTCGTATGCGAAGAACACCGTTTCCGGCGCCGTCATCGTGACACCGTCGTCCACCGCTTCGGCGCGGCGGCGGTCTTGGAAAATGGCTTCCGCACGGGCGAGTTCGGCGCGGGTGTTGATGCCCATCGTCTCTGCCTCGGGACAGGTGACGGCAGCGCAATGCAGACCGCGCGCCCGCGCAATGCCGACGATGTCGGTCAGGTAGTATTCACCCGATGCGTTGTCGTTGCCGACCGCGTCGATCAGATCGAACAGCGTGGCCGCGTCGGCGCAGATGACGCCGGAGTTGCATAGTGTGATCGCGCGCTCGGCCTCTGTCGCGTCCTTGAACTCGACGATCCGCTCCAATGTGCCGTCCTCGACGACCAGCCGCCCATAGCGGCCCGGATCGGCCGCCTCGAACCCCAGAACAACGACCGCTGCGCCGCCCGCGCGCGCCGCTGCCATCCGCGACAGGGTTTCGGGTCGGATGAACGGCGTATCGCCATACAGGACGAAGGCATCACCCTCAGCGCCCTTCAGCGCATCACAGGCCTGCGCAACCGCATGGGCGGTGCCAAGCTGTTCGGTCTGGTGAGCGATGCGGATGTCGGGATCGTAGTTGGCGGCTTCGGCCTGCACGGCATCCCCGCCATGCCCCACGACCAGCACGCGGGTTTCAGGCTCCAGCGTTTCACCAGCGGTCAAGGCGTGGACAAACAAAGGCGCATGACCCACGCGGTGCAGCACCTTGGGCAGTTCGGACTTCATGCGAGAGCCTTGGCCGGCGGCGAGGACGATCAGATGCGCGGGCATGGGGGCCTTTCCTTCCGTTTCGCGTCCGTCTACCCGATCCTTGGCCGCGCGCAAGCGTCGCGCCTTCACTGCAGGTTACGCAAGGTTACATATGATGCGCACGGTGGTCTTCGATCTGGACGGCACATTGGTGGACACGTCGGGCGACCTGATCGCCGCGGCCAACAGCTGTTTCCGTGCACGCGGATTGGGTGACGTGCTGGACCCGGTAGCGGATGCGGGCATCGCGTTCCGGGGTGGACGGGCGATGCTGCGAGAGGGCTTCGCGCGGACGGGTGCGGGTGGAGAGGCAGAGGTGGACGCCGATTATGACGCGCTGCTGGCCGCCTATGGCGACTCCATCGCCGTGCATTCGCGCGCCTATGAAGGCGCGTGGTCGGCGGTGGAGACCCTGAAGCAGCGCGGCTTCGTGGTGGCGATCTGCACGAACAAGCCCGAAGGGCTGGCGCGGCAGTTGATGGATGAATTGGGCACCGCCCATGTGCTGCCGACGCTGATCGGCGCGGATACGCTTACAGTCCGCAAACCCGATCCGGCGCCTTTGTTGCGCGCCATCGAACTGGCGGGCGGTGAGGCGGGGCGTGCGCTGCTGATCGGCGACACCGATACCGACGCCAAGACTGCGCGGGCGGCGGGTGTGGGGCTTGTGCTAGTCGGCTTCGGGCCGGAAGGGGACGCCATAGCGCGGCTGGAGCCGGACGCGATGATGCGCCACTTCGATGACCTGCCCGATCTGGCGGAACGGATGTTGGGGTAGGCAGTCCCTTCCAAGGATTGCGATGAAACCTGTGCAAGACTTGTCCTACTGCATGCCGACGATGACCCGGAACTGATCCACGGCCCCCGCCGCGACCTCCTGATCG
Protein-coding sequences here:
- a CDS encoding HAD-IA family hydrolase; this encodes MRTVVFDLDGTLVDTSGDLIAAANSCFRARGLGDVLDPVADAGIAFRGGRAMLREGFARTGAGGEAEVDADYDALLAAYGDSIAVHSRAYEGAWSAVETLKQRGFVVAICTNKPEGLARQLMDELGTAHVLPTLIGADTLTVRKPDPAPLLRAIELAGGEAGRALLIGDTDTDAKTARAAGVGLVLVGFGPEGDAIARLEPDAMMRHFDDLPDLAERMLG
- the glmS gene encoding glutamine--fructose-6-phosphate transaminase (isomerizing); translation: MCGIVGILGEHEVSPIILEALRRLEYRGYDSAGIATIHDGALDRRRAVGKLVNLSDHLVHHPLPGKSGIGHTRWATHGKPTEVNAHPHRAGPVAVVHNGIIENFAALREELRAKNYGAESDTDTETVALLCQSFLDGGASPVEAVRQTLKRLDGAFALAFLFDDHPDLMIAARRGSPLAIAHNGTEAFVGSDAIALAPMSDRLIYLDEGDWAVMSRSGYTVFDENDQEVDRPVTRIAETAGRVEKGGHRHWMSKEIAEQPAVIDDCLRYYVKDGTITFLEGAIDFTAFDRIVMVACGTGSYACHVAKYWFERLARIPVEIDIASEFRYREPPLNERVLAIFVSQSGETADTLAALRYAKDTAFCVSVINVPGSSIARDSRVALPIHAGAEIGVASTKAFTTSLAVLGLMALKAGLDRGALGADDFAAHLNALGGVPALVSQALNIETQIEDIARDLSEARDILFLGRGALYPLALEGALKMKEISYIHAEGYASGELKHGPIALVDDTVPIITFAPSDALFGKTVSNMQEVMARGGRVVLVSDAKGLAAEPDAWATLEMPACPDLWAPILYAVPAQLLAYHTALAKGTDVDQPRNLAKSVTVE
- the glmU gene encoding bifunctional UDP-N-acetylglucosamine diphosphorylase/glucosamine-1-phosphate N-acetyltransferase GlmU, whose translation is MPAHLIVLAAGQGSRMKSELPKVLHRVGHAPLFVHALTAGETLEPETRVLVVGHGGDAVQAEAANYDPDIRIAHQTEQLGTAHAVAQACDALKGAEGDAFVLYGDTPFIRPETLSRMAAARAGGAAVVVLGFEAADPGRYGRLVVEDGTLERIVEFKDATEAERAITLCNSGVICADAATLFDLIDAVGNDNASGEYYLTDIVGIARARGLHCAAVTCPEAETMGINTRAELARAEAIFQDRRRAEAVDDGVTMTAPETVFFAYDTHLGRDAVIEPHIVFGPGVTVESDAQIRAFSHLEGCHVGARAVVGPYARLRPGAELGNDAKIGNFVEIKSAEIGEGAKVNHLSYVGDATVGAKANIGAGTVTCNYDGVFKHRTEIGERAFIGSSTMLVAPVRVGDDAMTGSGSVITNDVPDGALGLGRAKQVTKDGFAKRLMASLKAAKAKRTN